The genomic stretch GTTTTCAAAAGAATATAACGTTAAAGTTACCGGAATTGTCCGGGAAGGTTCAATTTTTTCTACCATAGGAGAAACTGTTGACGAAATGGATGCCGGTTTGGTTGTGATGGGCACTCACGGCATTAAAGGGATGCAAAAAATTATGGGTAGTTGGTCTTTGAAAGTGGTGGTTACATCGAGTGTCCCGATTATAGTGGTACAAGACCGGCCTCACAGGTCAGGAATCGAACGCATAGCATTTCCGGTGGATTTTAAGAAAGAAAACAGGGAAAAAATAGGTTGGGCTTATTATGTAGCCAGATTATTCAATGCTAAAGTAAATATTTTCAGGGCTGAACCGGCTAAAGATAAAAAGATAGAACAAGGAATACGGACCAATTTGGTTTTTACGGAAAAATTCCTGCATTCAAAGAATATCCCTTATGATATTACTGTAGCTAAAGGGGAAGACTCCTTTGCAAAAGAATCTTTGGATTTTGCTGCAGAGATAGATGCAGACCTGATTCTGATCACAACAACAAAGGGAATATCTATTGCGGATTTTGTCCTGGGGACTTCCGAAGAGCACATCATCACCAATAGTGCGCATATTCCTGTTATGTGCGTGAATCCGAGGAAAGCACAAATAGGTAGTTTTAGTGCTACAGGCGGGTAATTCTTTTTGAAAAATATTTTTATGCTGAATAGGATCAATCGGAAATTGTTCATATTCAGCATTTTTATTATTATAATCTATTTAATGTGAAACGAAGCATGAATTTTACGAAGTCGCCAAAGTTCATGATAATAAAAATCATGCGAGTTGCATACAACCTTTAAAAATATTATCACATGAAATATGTAATCTTGTTAGGCTTTGTTTTTATGGCATTATCTTGTACAACGTCTTCCAAACCTTCAGTCAATCAGGAAGAATGGGGGTCAACCGATTCGAAGCCGGTTTATTTATTTACATTGACCAATTCAAACGGAATAACAGCTGAAATCACTAATTACGGGGCTACTCTTGTTTCTTTCAATGTCCCTGATAAGGACGGAAAATTTGAAAATATTGTGTTGGGGCTTGACCGTCTGGAGAGTTATCTGGCTGGGCATCCCAGCTTGGGTTGTGTCATTGGACGTTATGCCAACCGGATAGGGAATGCGAAATTTATACTCAACGGTACGGAATATACATTAGCTAAAAACAATGGAGAAAACCATATACATGGGGGAGTAAAAAGGTTTAGCCATAAGGTATGGGACGCCAGTATTTCCTCAGATATAAATACTGCCAAATTATCATTGATCTGTACAGCTGCAGACATGGAAGAAGGATATCCGGGAAATATGGTCATAAAAGTCGATTATGTCCTTAATAATGACAATGAACTGGTCCTTAATTATTCTGCTACTACGGATAAGCCGACAGTGATCAATCTGACGAATCACAGTTACTTTAACCTGACAGGATGTAAAGAAAATGTTTTAGGGCATCAGGTAAAAATATATGCCGATGCATATACTCCGGTGGACGAAGGGAATATCCCAACCGGAGAAATACGCTCTGTCGCCGGTACGGAATATGACCTGAGGGAATGGACCACTATAGGAGACCGTTTGTCTATCCTTCCTAAAGGGTATGATAATAATTATTGTCTGAAAGGTACACCCAATCATGCTGTACTTGCTGCAGAATTATACGAGCCGAAAAGCGGACGTCTTCTTCAAACCTTTACCACTGAACCGGGGGTTCAGTTTTATACCAGCTGTAATCTGGATGGCAGTAAAAAAAGTCCTTCAGGGGTACCTTATTCCGCATTTATGGGCGCTTGTTTTGAAGCACAACATTATCCCGATTCTCCCAATAAACCGGATTTTCCATCTACCACACTGAATCCGGGAGAAACATATACTCAGGTAACCACTTATAAAGTAGGAATAAAATAATTTTTTATGCATCGTTCCGGTTTTGTAAATATCGTTGGAAATCCCAATGTCGGCAAATCTACATTGATGAATGCGCTTGTAGGTGAAAGGTTATCGGTAGTCACTGCAAAAGCGCAGACAACACGTCACCGTATTATGGGGATCATCAATGGGGAAGATTATCAGATCGTTTATTCCGACACACCCGGCATTATTCAACCTAAATATAAGATGCAGGAAGGGATGATGAATTTTGTCCATACTTCATTCACTGATGCCGACATGATCATATATGTTACTGATGTCGTGGAGCTACCGGGAAAAAATCAGGAGTATATTGAGAAGGTAGCAAAAATGACTATTCCTGTATTATTGATCATCAATAAGATCGATCTGACTACTCAGGAAAAGCTGGAGCGGTTGAATGAAACATGGAAAAACCTGTTGCCTGATGCTACTATTATCCCTATATCAGCAAAAGAAAAGTTTAATATTGATGTGCTTAACCGGACGATTATTGAATCCCTGCCTGAAGGACCGGCGTATTTTGCTAAAGATGAGATGACTGATAAGCCGGAACGCTTTTTTGTCTCTGAAATACTGAGAGGAAAGATCTTTGAGAATTACCAGAAAGAAATCCCTTACTCCACGGAAGTGGTCATAGAGTCTTTTAAAGAAGAAGGGAATATTATACGTATACAGGCTTTAATTTATGTGGAGCGTGAAACGCAGAAAGCCATTCTGATAGGTAAAAAGGGCAGTGCATTAAAAAAAACGGCAACTGAGGCAAGAAAAGAGATGGAAATATTTTTTGCAAAAAAGATATTTCTCGAGACGTTTGTGAAAGTAAGAAAAGATTGGCGCAATAATGAGAATTACCTGAAGAATCTGGGCTATATTAGTTAGTAATAAATGCTTCTTTGTTTAAAGGTCAGTTCTTTCCTAATTGCTTAGGCTTTTGTTTTTTGCCAATAGAACTTCTTCGATGGCCTTTTTCAGATCGTCTTTTGGCAATGCGCCCTGCGCTAATCTGGGTGCTCCTTTCATAGGCACGAAAAGAAGGGTAGGTATACTTTTTATTCCAAATATACCGGACAATTCTTTTTCTATATCCGTATTGATTTTATAAATATAAATCTGCCCATCATACTCAGTGGCCAGTTCTTCCAGAATGGGAGCAATTCTTTTACATGGCCCGCACCAATCTGCATAAAAATCTATCAGGCAAGGTTTATCCCCCAGATATTTCCATTCAGTAGTATCTTTTTTATAGTTAACTATTTTGGTTAAAAAGGCATCTTTGGTTAATTGAATGGTTTTTACTTTGTTGTTACCGGATGTTACCAATTTATCCTGGGCAGAAAGATTAAATGGATTCATCACCATGCAAAAGAGGTATACCATCAATAGTGTCTGGAACAGATGCTTCATATTAAAATAGTGTGTTGTGTTATGCGAATTATTGACTACAATTTATCGTATTTGGAGATATTTGACGGGTCAATTTCTTTCAATATCTTCACTACTCTTGTTTTTTCTTCGGCCGGCGAATTAGAGAAAAGTTCCAGCCACTCACTTGATTTAGCATCAAAAATGAATTGAAGAAGAAACATATACGGGTCGGGTTTTCTACGGTAAACATCCTGAATGAGTTTTAAATAATCTGCGATATCACTACGTGCTTCATTGGGCCGTTCGCTCATCCGGTCCAGTCCCAAACGATGATATTTATAAGTAAACTCACGGATATTGCGGTAACGATCGTCCAGTATATTTTGAACCAACCAGTAACGATTCCTGTTCCCACTTGATCCGTCATATGCACGCCATCCTTTCTCACTTGATTTCTGTGCATTGGTCACCACTGTTTCTGCTTTCTGGAAATAAGGAGTTCCCCCATTGAGGGAAAACGAATCATAATCCATCCCTAAAATGATATATACATAAAAAGCAATGATGGAGGTAAGATTCGATTGATAAGCGACTTCACTGAACTCCAATGGTTCTCCTTCCACATAAGTGAATTTTAAATCCTTATCCTGAAAGTTAATCAAAGTCGTGTTATATACGGAATTAAATACAGGTCGACGTGATTGTATCTGGATGCTTCCGGTAAATTCATTACCTGTCAGTCCTGTGATATTCAATAACATATTGCATTCGATACGTTCTTCTGCAGTAAAAGTATTATTGGTCCAAACCCTGGAATTAACAAATTCGTAAAGTGCTGTTTGTAGAGCATCGGTTACACTTTTATTGGATCCCTGTATCTTGGTCGTAATTAATTGGACATTACACCGGAGTTCCTGTCCTGATACGGATGTTAGATATGCAAGAAAAAAACAGCAGAAAATATGTTTGATATTCACTTTCATGATCAAAAATAAGTCACTAGTTTATCTACAATATCTCTGGCTACTTCTTCCTTTTTTTTCAGAGGGAATTGTTGATTATTCCCCTTTTTGTCAATAATGGTGATCTTATTGGTCGTATGCCCGAACCCGGCTCCTACATCGTTCAATGAATTGAGAACAATGAAATCCAGGTTTTTTTTGTCCAGTTTTTGTATGGCGTGTTCTTTCTCGTCATGTGTTTCAAGGGCAAATCCGATCAATATCTGTCTTTGTTCTTTTATTTTTCCCAGTTCGGCTGCGATATCTTTTGTCGGGATCAATGGCAGCGAATAAGCCTGTTTTCCTTTTATTTTCTGTGATTGTGCTTTTTCCGGTGTGAAATCAGCAACAGCGGCAGCCATTATAGCTACATCTGTCTTCGGAAAATGTATAACAGAAGCCTGATACATTTCTTCAGCCGTCTGTACATGGATGGTTTTAATGGCCGGATGATCGGCATTCAGGTTGGTAGGCCCGCTGATCAATATCACTTCAGCTCCCCGCATGGCCAGTTCTTCCGCCACAGCATAACCCATTTTCCCCGAAGAATGATTCCCTATAAAACGTACAGGATCTATCGGTTCATAAGTAGGTCCGGCCGTAACCAATACCTTTTTTCCGGCACAATCGTTGTTCGTCAATACCTGAGCCAGTATCCGGACAATATGCTCCGGCTCTTCCATACGCCCTTTCCCGTCAAGTCCACTCGCCAGTTCCCCGCTTAACGGTTCAATGATATGGACATTACGCTTTTTGAGTAATTCAAGATTTAGTGTGGTAGCAGGATGGAGAAACATATCCATATCCATGGCCGGTGCAATAAAGACCGGACATCTGGCTGATAAATAGGTGGTGAGCAGTAAATTGTCGGCAACTCCGGTAGCCATTTTTGCGATAGTATTGGCTGTGGCAGGTGCGATCAGATATGCATCGGCCCAGATACCCAGATCAACATGACTGTTCCATGCTCCATTCTCCGGGTCAAAAAAATCCACCAGGATCGGATGCTTGGATAGGGTTGCCATGGTGAGCGGAGTAATAAACTCTTTGGCCAACGGGGTCATGATCACCCTTACATCTGCTCCTTCCTTTACCAATAAACGAACAAGCATAGCAGATTTATATGCTGCTATGCTTCCCGTAATACCTATAATGATATGTTTTCCCTTAAGCGTCATCCTTTGGTTGACTCAATCCCGGTTTCAGGATTGCGGTAATAAACATCCTGATCCAGGAACTCCTGTAAAGCGATCAATGATGGTTTGGGCAATTTTTCATAAAAACGGGATATTTCTATTTGCTCCCTGTTCTCAAATACTTCTTCCAGATTATCGGTATAACTGGAGAATTCTTCCAATTTACGGTTGAGCTCCTGTTTCATTTCAACACCTATCTGGTTCGCCCTTTTTGAAACAATGACTACTGTTTCATATATGTTACCTGTCGGCTCATATAACTTATCTAAATCGCGGGTGATGGTGGTAACAGGTGCTTTTGATTTTTTTAAATCCATATGTTTATTTAATATTTGATATTTCGATTATTCTTTTGTTTCTATGTACTCATCTTCATCAGGGTCGTCTTCACCCTTTGCTTTCAGGTATCTGTCTGACCGTTCGTACATACGCTGGGCGTCCCTGGCGTAATTACTGTCAGGGAACTCTCCAATGAATGAGTAATATTCATCCACGGCAGACTGATAACGTTCTTTCTGTTTTTCAATCACACTATTCTCGGCTAATAAATAGCTTGACCGTAACAATAAATACATTAATTCTTCCCGGTACTTAGTATCCGGATAATCATTCAAACTATTGTTCAATGCAACAATAGATGCTTTATATTGGCTGAGATTGTAATACAACTTGGCGGCAATATATGATTTATCTACCAGTTTATCCTGCATCTCACCAATATACTGTAAACACTCATCTTTATATTTAGAATTCGGATGACGTATCAGGAACATCTGGAATGATTCAATCGCAGCAAAAGTCATTTCCTGATCCAGTTCCGGCCTGGGGCTTTGCTTATAGTAACAATACCCTGAAAGAAATTCACATTCTTCAGCAAATGGCGATTGTGGATGTGTTTTAAATAGTTTCGTGAAATAATGTGATGCTGTCAGGTAATCTTTTTGTTTAAAATAACTCATTGCCTGGTAATATGAAACGGTATCCGCTTTATTCGTACCGCTATAGATTCCGACAATGTCATCAAATAATTGGGCAGAACGAACAAAATCACTTTTTTCATAATACAAAAAAGCCATTTTATATTTTAACTGGTAATTGGTACTTTTCCGTAATTTTTCGTACTGGCTGCACGAAGAAAACGCGGTGATAATGATGATGAGACCAACAAAAAATTTCTTCATTATTGAATATAATTACTGTGCAAAGGTATAAAAAAATGATTTATGAATGTCTGATTCTTTATAATAATTAATTATATGCCCCAGATTCATTTAACGTTAAACGAACTTCTTTAGTATGCAATATGGTGAAATATCCTAACTAATTGTTAATTTTGCTGAAAATACTGTACATGTCTTGTTTGGGTAATATTATCTGGCTGGTATTTGGAGGAATATTTATAGCCTTCGAATATATTATTGCCGGATTGATTTATTGTCTCACAATTATAGGTATTCCATGGGGAATTAAATGTTTTCACCTGGCCGTTTTGGCATTTTGGCCATTCGGGCGTGAGATAGTATCCTGTCCACAACAATCAGGGTGCCTTAATACTTTGATGAATGTTATATGGATTTTTATTGGAGGTATATGGATCTGTCTTTCGCACTTGATTTTCGGACTTATCTTATGCATTACGATTATTGGAATACCTTTCGGCCTCCAGCACTTTAAGCTGGCCGCTTTTTCCCTGTCTCCGTTTGGGAAAAATATCATATAGATTGGATATTGAGTAATACCAAATAATAAATTTCATCTGTTTATAATTTAATTTTTTAAGGTCAGATGGAATACGCCATAGATAATCATTACGGTGGGTGAACAGTAATGTTCATGGCTATTTCATATTGATTAAATGTAATCAAATTGGTCAATGTGACTTAAAAAAACAATAAATAGTACTGAGTACTTCATCCCTTAAACTAGCTATAAAATGTTAATGATCATTTCTCCGGCAAAAATACTGAACCTAAAACCTCAAAAGGTAGTTACAAATTATACGCAACCGGAATTTCTAAAGCAGGCATCAGTCATTGTTGATGAATTAAAGCATTATCCTCCGGAAAAGTTGGCCGAACTATTGGAGACTAATTTCATGATCGCCCAAACCAATTTTGACCGGTATGCCAGGTGGCACACTCCATTTACCCGGAATAATGCCAAACAAAGTATACTTACATTCAATGGTGAAGTATATAACGGACTGAAAGCGTCTTCTTTATCGCAGGAAGATTTATCTTTTTCCCAGGACCATCTTCGTATTTTATCAGGTTTATATGGCGTTTTGCGACCATTAGACCTGATGCAGCCATATCGTCTTCCCATGGGTACGTCGTTATCTTTTAACGGATATAAAGATCTTTATGATTTCTGGCGGAAAGATATTACCGATGCACTGGTAAAGTATTTCTCCAGAAGCACAAAAAAAGTCCTCGTAAATTTAGCTTCTGATGAATATTTCCGCTCTGTTGACCGGAAAAGATTGAATAATGTCAGGATCATTCATTGTGAATTTAAAGAATGGAAGGCCGGCAAATACAAAACAATTGTTGTATACACAAAAAAAGCCAGAGGATTGATGTGTCGTTTCGCTATTGAACACCGTATTACAGATCCGGAAAACTTAAAGGCTTTTGATAGTGAGAATTATTTGTTTGAAGAAAGTATCTCTTCTGAAAACAATTGGGTATTTGTGAGGCATAAATGAGAAATACAGCAGAATGAAATAAAAATTCATACATGACTGCTCCTGAATAACCGTCACAGGTTAAGGTACATCTTTTTTCTTCATATAACAGTTTAGTGGTAAATGTCTCAAAAGTATCGGACAAGAATTCATTGCGAGTGAACATAAAATTTTTTAAACCAAAGGTAAATGACAATGTTAATTGCGTCATTGCTCTTTTGATCAGAAAATAGTTGGCTGTTATTTGTATGAAAATTCTTTCTACCTCTCAAATATTTTCTAACTTTATCAACTATATATAGCCCAAAAACAATCTGATGGATCGAAAATAGAAAACAGTAAGCGTGGCAATAAATAAAAAATAGAGACACATATGAAAACATTCTTGAAAGTCAGTCTAATAGCGATCATTGCAATGTGGTCTCTTTGCGCCGCTTGTCAAAGGGGAACAAACCAAAAAGTGCAAAATATAGAAACTTTTGCACGACTGTATGGATATGCACGTTGGTTTCATCCAAGCGATGAAGCACAGGAAGTAGATTGGGATAAATTTGCTGTTCTTGGTGTCCAAAAAGTTGAAAATGTCAAATCCTCCAAAGCATTACGGGATACGCTTTTCAGGCTTTTCTCGCCGATAGTGCAAGGTTTACAGATTTATGAAACGGGTAAACCCGGAAAATTCAATCCTGATATTCTTTCATCACCCGACCCGGATGCAAAAACGGTGGCTTGGCAGCATTACGGAGTTTACCTGAATGAGGGAAGTATCTACAAAAGTGTTAGAACCAATAAAAGTAAGATTGACATCAATCAAGATGGCGCAATAATCTATAAAGTTTTCACGAAACCATCTCATTTGCAAGGGAAAGAAGTTAGATTTTCAGGATATTTCAAAAATAAAAGCCAAAACAAAGAAGGTGCAAAGTTGTTCCTTCAATATATTCTCCAGGATGATAACAAAATACATGAAGCACTCATTGAGTCTCATGATTGGGGAAAACACGAACTTACAGTAACAATACCCGAAAACTCTGTTGCGGTAGCCTATGGATTGTGGATAGTGGATAATGCTGAAGTTTCGGCAGACGATCTGGAGTTTCTTGTAAACAATGGTAGCAAATGGGAGTCTGCCGATACAGTTAACATGGGATTTGAAAGTGGCACGATTGACGAAAGCCGAGCCGATGACTGGAAAACAATAAATATGAAACACTGTACATTTGAAGTAACTAACGAAGATACTCATTCAGGAAAATACAGCCTCAAACTAACTTTTAATTTTTCTGGAAAAATGTTTGACCGAATACCCCAATTCGGAGAAGTTATCAGTGAGCCAATTGGCAGTAACCTGACTTGTGTGGTTCCACTAGCATTACTTACAAATGATTCTATGACTTATCCCAAAACAGAAATATCGTCTTTAATCCGGTTGAAATCTGAAATTAACAACATCAATTATGGAAGGGGGTTCAATCCACAAGTGAATTTGGCAAGTGTGGTAATTACATGGAACGTACTGCAACATTTCTTCCCTTATTTCGACGTGATTGATACGAATTGGGAGAAAGTTTTAGGAGAAACACTGAAAAATACGCTTCCCAACACACAAAAAATAGATTTTTTGGAAACATTGAAAAAGATGGTTGCCAAGCTTGATGACGGACATGGGTCTGTTTCCGGTGGGGAACGCATGTATCGATTGCCTATTCGGGCTGAGTGCATTGAAAATAAAATTGTCATCACCGCATCAAACAATGATGTATTGAAAAGAGGAGATATCATTAAAAAAATTGATGGAAAACCGGTCATGGAAGTATTGGCAAAAACGGAAAAAACAATATCCGGTTCACCACACTTACGAAGACATAGAGCGCTGAATATTTTAGGAAGTAAATATGGTTTGAACAACAGTAGCCGATTTGTTATTGAGCGGGACGCCATGGAACAAATCGTAACAGTGCCGAACGTTAGCGTCTCTCGCAACTCAATAGATGACCGGCAATACCGGTACGAAAAAATTGTTGAAATAGACCCCGGAATTTATTATATCAACGCTATCAATTGTACGGAAGAAGATATTAAACAAAAAATAGATGTATTAGCAAATGCAAAAGCGGTAATTTATGACCAAAGGTATTCCGGTTACACTCCGCAAATTTTTAGTGTCTTAATACCTCACATGACTGAAAAACCTTTAAATTCTGCATGGTGGAATATTCCGCAAACTATTTATCCTAATCGGAAAGAAGTAGAGTTTGATAAGTCCAATTGGAGTATTCAGCCCCAACAACCATTATTCAGGTCTAAAATTATTATTATCAATTTGCCTTCAGTTATAAGCGCTGGAGAAACGATTATGGGCATTATAGACAATTATAATCTGGCAACTACCGTTGGAGAACCTACGGCAGGTTGCAACGGTAATGTTAATCAAATAAACCTGCCTTGCGGCTATTCTGTTCGGTGGACAGGGATGAAAGTACTGAAACACGACGGTAGTCAACTTTATCTGAAGGGATTTGAACCCGACTACCCTGTGAATAAAACAATCCAAGCCATCAAGGAAGGAAGGGATGAATACTTGGAAAAGGCATTAGAAATAGCCAGAGGAAAATAAATCAGTGGGATCCGTCGACTATTTCGGTAATCAGGAAGACTTTACCGGAATTATCGTTACATCCGGTAAAAGAATCGAATCTTCTTTTAAGCGTTGCCCATGAAAGTTATTAATAGTGTGGAAGTCGAGAGTGTTGTTATCCCGATAACCACATGAAGTATATATTCTCCTCAAAGGCTTTCTCTATCTTACGACAGGAGTAGATAATATTCACAGGTAGGCATAAAACAATATTTTGAGCATCTACAGGGATGATAACTGCTGGTTCCTCCTCCTTTGTAACGGGATAAAAGATCACTTAGGTCTAAATGATCTACTGCCTTGTTGACAATCCGGACAGGACGATTTAATGGTGTCTTTTTTTTATAAACTCAATATAAAAGTACATTTTAGTTGGAATTTACATCTTTGAATATTATCTTAGCCATTGATATAAAGTTGTTTGAATAGCATTAAGATAATACATTTAGCGAAATGGCAAAATACCCAAGGGGCTTATATCAATACGTTTTGGACAGTCCCGAACGTAAGAAATATCAAATCAAATAATTTAAAAAATCGAAGTATGAAAAAGATTGCTGTATTTGTCCTGATGTTGTCCATTGTTGCCGGTGGCGAAGTTTTATATGGTCAGGAAAAGAAATCGAAGAAACAACGTAAAGCTGAACAAATCGAGATGAAGACAAAGCAACTTATTGATACGCAAAAGTATATCTTTAAAGGAAAAAATGTTCGGGCAATAGGTACTGCGTTCCATAATATAGAATACTATCTTATTGTAACAGATAAAGTAATAGAAACATCTTTTTTACCACAATATTCAAAGAAAACCAATCTTGTAACCGGTCCTATATCCTTTTACGACGACTTTGAATATAAAGTGGAAAATTCCGAAAAAGGAGGTTGGGAGATCTTTATAAAGATCGAACTTAATAAAATGGGAGACTCAGTGGAAATGTTTTTAGTTGTTTATCCTGATGGTCAGGCAAAACTGACCGTATATCAGCTCACAGTAACAGGATTTAGAGGTGCCCCCTGGGAATGTAAAGGATATATAGAAGGGCCTAAACCAAACGGGAATTTTTAAGCTTCCATTTTCTGCATATGTTCTTTATATGTTTGGTTTTAAACACAGGCACATGATTTCAGTTTATGGTAAAAAGCCATGCAATACATGTTTTTCAAAAAATAATATATTCTTATCATCTGTCATGTTTTAATCTTTTTTGTTTTATAAGAAATGGGAAAATTAATACAATTGGGTATTTGCGAGGCATATATGAGATATATACGGCTGAATGAAATAAAAATTCATACATGACTGCTCCTGAATAACCGTCACAGGTTTTACGGCATAATAATTCTACTGTTGCATATTATTATGTGGTTGATTGAATGACTTGTACAAGGTTTTTATTTTTGCATTTTCATATATCTCTGTCTGTATTCTTTTGGAGTAATTTCCATTTCCTGGCGGAAGGCTTTTGAAAAGTGAAACGGATCGTAATAACCCAGCCGGAAAGCTATTTCTTTGATTTTCAGGTCGGAAAATTGCAGGTATGAGCAGGCTCGTTGTATCTTCAACTGGTTGTAATACACCATTGGTGCATACGATGTTTTCTTTGAGAAGACCGAACCGAAGTGTGATACCGAATAACCAACATGGTATGCTATATCATCAAGTGATATTTTATTTTCTAAATTATCTTTCATGAATACGATGCTTTTCTGTATTACATCGCTTTCTTTAGCCTTTTTGATTTCACGGTACTGATTGATATATTTCAGCGAGCCGAGAAAATGTATCAGGCATATGCTTGTATATTCCAAATTTTCAGGACTATAACCCATTTCCAGGTTTTGATACATTTCCTCAAATAACATGAAACGGTCGCTATAGCGGCTTTTATCCGATTCTTCTACATGGATCAATTGCCCGATGATGCTCTCGAACATGGAAATATTCTTTCCGCAGAAGTGTAACCAGTAGA from Bacteroidales bacterium encodes the following:
- a CDS encoding universal stress protein; this encodes MENQSKPILIPTDFTVIAEYAVESAVKFAKVTNTSIILVHIVKKTSEILDATAKVELEADKFSKEYNVKVTGIVREGSIFSTIGETVDEMDAGLVVMGTHGIKGMQKIMGSWSLKVVVTSSVPIIVVQDRPHRSGIERIAFPVDFKKENREKIGWAYYVARLFNAKVNIFRAEPAKDKKIEQGIRTNLVFTEKFLHSKNIPYDITVAKGEDSFAKESLDFAAEIDADLILITTTKGISIADFVLGTSEEHIITNSAHIPVMCVNPRKAQIGSFSATGG
- a CDS encoding galactose mutarotase, whose translation is MKYVILLGFVFMALSCTTSSKPSVNQEEWGSTDSKPVYLFTLTNSNGITAEITNYGATLVSFNVPDKDGKFENIVLGLDRLESYLAGHPSLGCVIGRYANRIGNAKFILNGTEYTLAKNNGENHIHGGVKRFSHKVWDASISSDINTAKLSLICTAADMEEGYPGNMVIKVDYVLNNDNELVLNYSATTDKPTVINLTNHSYFNLTGCKENVLGHQVKIYADAYTPVDEGNIPTGEIRSVAGTEYDLREWTTIGDRLSILPKGYDNNYCLKGTPNHAVLAAELYEPKSGRLLQTFTTEPGVQFYTSCNLDGSKKSPSGVPYSAFMGACFEAQHYPDSPNKPDFPSTTLNPGETYTQVTTYKVGIK
- the era gene encoding GTPase Era, with the translated sequence MHRSGFVNIVGNPNVGKSTLMNALVGERLSVVTAKAQTTRHRIMGIINGEDYQIVYSDTPGIIQPKYKMQEGMMNFVHTSFTDADMIIYVTDVVELPGKNQEYIEKVAKMTIPVLLIINKIDLTTQEKLERLNETWKNLLPDATIIPISAKEKFNIDVLNRTIIESLPEGPAYFAKDEMTDKPERFFVSEILRGKIFENYQKEIPYSTEVVIESFKEEGNIIRIQALIYVERETQKAILIGKKGSALKKTATEARKEMEIFFAKKIFLETFVKVRKDWRNNENYLKNLGYIS
- the trxA gene encoding thioredoxin, producing the protein MNPFNLSAQDKLVTSGNNKVKTIQLTKDAFLTKIVNYKKDTTEWKYLGDKPCLIDFYADWCGPCKRIAPILEELATEYDGQIYIYKINTDIEKELSGIFGIKSIPTLLFVPMKGAPRLAQGALPKDDLKKAIEEVLLAKNKSLSN
- a CDS encoding DUF4835 family protein, whose amino-acid sequence is MKVNIKHIFCCFFLAYLTSVSGQELRCNVQLITTKIQGSNKSVTDALQTALYEFVNSRVWTNNTFTAEERIECNMLLNITGLTGNEFTGSIQIQSRRPVFNSVYNTTLINFQDKDLKFTYVEGEPLEFSEVAYQSNLTSIIAFYVYIILGMDYDSFSLNGGTPYFQKAETVVTNAQKSSEKGWRAYDGSSGNRNRYWLVQNILDDRYRNIREFTYKYHRLGLDRMSERPNEARSDIADYLKLIQDVYRRKPDPYMFLLQFIFDAKSSEWLELFSNSPAEEKTRVVKILKEIDPSNISKYDKL
- the coaBC gene encoding bifunctional phosphopantothenoylcysteine decarboxylase/phosphopantothenate--cysteine ligase CoaBC; the encoded protein is MTLKGKHIIIGITGSIAAYKSAMLVRLLVKEGADVRVIMTPLAKEFITPLTMATLSKHPILVDFFDPENGAWNSHVDLGIWADAYLIAPATANTIAKMATGVADNLLLTTYLSARCPVFIAPAMDMDMFLHPATTLNLELLKKRNVHIIEPLSGELASGLDGKGRMEEPEHIVRILAQVLTNNDCAGKKVLVTAGPTYEPIDPVRFIGNHSSGKMGYAVAEELAMRGAEVILISGPTNLNADHPAIKTIHVQTAEEMYQASVIHFPKTDVAIMAAAVADFTPEKAQSQKIKGKQAYSLPLIPTKDIAAELGKIKEQRQILIGFALETHDEKEHAIQKLDKKNLDFIVLNSLNDVGAGFGHTTNKITIIDKKGNNQQFPLKKKEEVARDIVDKLVTYF
- a CDS encoding DNA-directed RNA polymerase subunit omega, translated to MDLKKSKAPVTTITRDLDKLYEPTGNIYETVVIVSKRANQIGVEMKQELNRKLEEFSSYTDNLEEVFENREQIEISRFYEKLPKPSLIALQEFLDQDVYYRNPETGIESTKG
- the bamD gene encoding outer membrane protein assembly factor BamD, which gives rise to MKKFFVGLIIIITAFSSCSQYEKLRKSTNYQLKYKMAFLYYEKSDFVRSAQLFDDIVGIYSGTNKADTVSYYQAMSYFKQKDYLTASHYFTKLFKTHPQSPFAEECEFLSGYCYYKQSPRPELDQEMTFAAIESFQMFLIRHPNSKYKDECLQYIGEMQDKLVDKSYIAAKLYYNLSQYKASIVALNNSLNDYPDTKYREELMYLLLRSSYLLAENSVIEKQKERYQSAVDEYYSFIGEFPDSNYARDAQRMYERSDRYLKAKGEDDPDEDEYIETKE
- a CDS encoding YccF domain-containing protein, which codes for MSCLGNIIWLVFGGIFIAFEYIIAGLIYCLTIIGIPWGIKCFHLAVLAFWPFGREIVSCPQQSGCLNTLMNVIWIFIGGIWICLSHLIFGLILCITIIGIPFGLQHFKLAAFSLSPFGKNII
- the yaaA gene encoding peroxide stress protein YaaA, giving the protein MLMIISPAKILNLKPQKVVTNYTQPEFLKQASVIVDELKHYPPEKLAELLETNFMIAQTNFDRYARWHTPFTRNNAKQSILTFNGEVYNGLKASSLSQEDLSFSQDHLRILSGLYGVLRPLDLMQPYRLPMGTSLSFNGYKDLYDFWRKDITDALVKYFSRSTKKVLVNLASDEYFRSVDRKRLNNVRIIHCEFKEWKAGKYKTIVVYTKKARGLMCRFAIEHRITDPENLKAFDSENYLFEESISSENNWVFVRHK